DNA from Parvularcula marina:
AAAGCTTATTTTCTGGGCGAAACGTAAGAACAGGACGATCGCAAGATAAGCCGCCACAAAACTGAAGAGGGCGACAACAAACATCGGCATCAATTCTGCCGTGCCGCCTTCCTTGACGAAATCGACCCCAATATAGGCGCCTGAGGCGATGATCGCCGGGATCGCCATCAGCATCGAGAACCGAGCCGCCGCTTCGCGCGTAAAGCCGAGCCAGCGGGCCGCCGTGATCGTGATCCCTGAACGGCTGGTCCCCGGAATGGTCGCAATCGCCTGTGCGACGCCAATGGTCATGACCGACTTCCAGGTCGAGGGCAGCTTTTCATTCTCGGTCGGTCGCCGGTCGGCGATGTAGAGGACGATCCCGAAAATGATGCTGGCCGCCGCAATGATCTTTGGATCGCGCAGCACGTCTGAGGCGCCTGTCAGTGCAAGGACCACCCCGGTCAGGACCAGCGGGATCGTGCCGACCGCAAGGAACAGGAAAAGCTTGCGGTCATCGGACTGCTTGAAGGCCAGCGTGTCGATGCCGCCCCGGAACAGCATGGCGGTTTCCTGCCGGAAATAGATCAGCACCGCGCCAAGGCTGCCG
Protein-coding regions in this window:
- a CDS encoding undecaprenyl-diphosphate phosphatase encodes the protein MLIIHLIILAIVQGLTEFIPVSSSAHLILAPVILGWEDQGTAIDIAAHIGSLGAVLIYFRQETAMLFRGGIDTLAFKQSDDRKLFLFLAVGTIPLVLTGVVLALTGASDVLRDPKIIAAASIIFGIVLYIADRRPTENEKLPSTWKSVMTIGVAQAIATIPGTSRSGITITAARWLGFTREAAARFSMLMAIPAIIASGAYIGVDFVKEGGTAELMPMFVVALFSFVAAYLAIVLFLRFAQKISFTPFVIYRIVLGLLIFTMLS